The Enterobacter mori genomic interval GTATTCGTGAAAACTTCCGTAAGATCCGTCGCGGTACGCCGTACGAAATCTTCAACGTGTCGTTGACCCAGACGCTGCACCGTACCTTGATCACATCCGGAACGACCTTAATGGTTATCCTGATGCTGTATCTCTTCGGTGGTCCGGTGCTGGAAGGCTTCTCGCTGACCATGCTGATTGGTGTGTCTATCGGTACGGCGTCGTCTATTTACGTCGCGTCCGCACTGGCACTGAAACTCGGCATGAAGCGCGAGCACCTGCTCCAGCAGAAAGTCGAAAAAGAAGGGGCGGATCAGCCGTCAATTCTGCCGTAAGACAGTGTCTTACGCGTTATCGAAATCCCGGTCGGCTGGCCGGGATTTTTTTTGCCTGTTCCTGACATACACTCCTGACAGTATGCTGTCAGGAGCCCTGTCGTAGACTCCTTCTGAACCCAAACAACAGGCAGGAGGATGTATGAAAAGTGTGATTAACTGGTTTGAAATCCCGGTCGCCGATATGGATCGCGCCATCAAATTTTATGAACCGGTAATGCAGGTTACGCTGAAGCGGGAGAAAATGGACGTTGCAGAGCTGGCGATTTTCCCGCACGAAGACCCGGCAACCGGCGGCGCGCTGGCGAAATTTGACGGCGTTACGCCGTCGCAGCAGGGCGCTATTATTTATCTGCATACTGACAATCTGGCGGCCACGCTTGATCGTATTGCCTCTGCAGGCGGTGCGTGCGTCTTTGGTCCGCTGGAATTGCCGCGAGGCATTGGCACCATTGCTTTGTTCACCGACAGCGAAGGTAATCGCGTCGGCCTTCATCAACCGGCCTGAGAGCAAAAGAGACGATGACCCGACGCGCTGACCGTTTGTTTCAGATTGTGCAGATCCTGCGGGGCAGGCGTCTGACAACGGCAGCGCATCTGGCGGAGCGGCTCGGCGTCTCCGAGCGCACGATCTATCGTGATATCCGCGACCTGTCGCTTTCCGGCGTGCCGGTGGAAGGTGAGGCGGGGAGCGGATATCGGCTGATGTCGGGTTTTGACCTGCCGCCGCTGATGCTGACAAATAAAGAGTCCGAGGCGCTGATCGTCGCGATCCGCCTGCTTAAAACCTGGGGAGGGGAATCGCTGTCGCGCGAGCTGGAGTCGGCCCAGGAGAAGGTGCTGGCGATCCTGCCCGAGGAGAGCCGACGCAAGGCAGAGCAGACGCGAATTTATGCGCCGGATATTGCGCTTCAGCCCCATTCTCGCAGCGGATTTGATGTGATTCATCAGGCGATATCTGCGCAGCGCGTGCTGGCGCTGCACTACCGTGATGAGGCCGGGCAGTTAACCTGGCGTAAGGTGCAGCCGCTTGGGCTGTTCTTCTGGGGGGAGCATTGGCTTTTGGCTGCGTGGTGCGAGCGGCGCGATGACTACCGCTGTTTCCGGCTCGACAGGTGTTTGAATATTGCACTGACGGAAAGACGCTTTAGCGAGAGCGCGGATCGCTCGCTCGCGGATTTTTTGCGGAAGGTTAAGCAGTGAAAAGCCAGCTCTTGAGCTGGCTTTTGCGCCGGGTGGCGCTTCGCTTACCCGGCCTACGATTTGTGCCGTTATCGGGTTTTGTAGGCCGGGTAAGGCGTAGCCGCCACCCGGCACCAACCACAAGGTTAGAAGTTATAACCTACAACCAGGTAACCACCCCAACCGGTAGAACGGACGCTGAAATCGCCGTTACCGAAGTTCAGGCTCGCGTCGTCGTTCCACTGACCACCGTTATGCCAGTAACGCGCAACAACAGAGTAGTGCCAGTGATCGTAGTTCAGCGCCAGGATGTGGCTGGAAGCGATGGAGTCGTTGGTGCGCGCTTTTCTGCCGTTCAGGTCGCGGAAATCGTTGTCGCCCAGGTCTGAGCCCCAGTCAAAGTTGGTGAAACCGATGTAGCTCAGGTTGCCGCCCCACAGCTGGGTGATTGGCACAAAGTATTTCACTTTGAAACGGTAGCCGTCCCACTCGTTTTCGTTCGCGGCACCGTAGTTCTGCCACTGGTACTTCGCGTACACGTTCATGGACAGGCTCATTGGCAGACCGGTATCGATGTCCGTACCCAGACCCATGTACCAGGTGCTCTGACGACCGGACTTGTTACGGCCCATGTCGTAGATATAGTTGTTTGCGAAGTACCACTCTTTGAACGGACCAAACGCCAGGCTGGTGCCCGTCAGCTTATCAATAGAGAAGCGTGGTTCGATCTCCATGAACAGCGGAGAACCGTGGTTCCAGATACCTTTCGCGTCGGTGTTACCACCGAAGAAGACCGGTGCATCCATATATCCATAGAAATCAAACCAGTCTTTCTTGGCGAACGCTTCGTATTCCAGATAGGTATCGTTGCGGATCTGAGGTCCGAAACGGGTGTGGTAGCTGCCAACCACGTTAACGCTCTGGTGCCACCAGTCGGAGAGGTATTGTGGTTTATCGTTTTCCGCTGCGTTAACAGTGAAAGAGGAGGAGAGTGCCAGTACAGCACCCGCTGCGAGTAATGTTTTTTTCATAATCATGCCACTGATTGAAATTCCCTTCCGGGAGTGAAAAATGCGCGATTTGCGTATCAAAATATTTCGTGTTTCTGCGGAGCCTATTATAGGAATCCTTGCTCACAAAAATATGTGTTGTTTCACATATCTCTCACATGCGTAATCGATTGCGTTCACGTTTGCGTACTTTAAACGGCCGGGATTGTAACGGCAAACATTTATGTTGCCAATCCATACGAAATGTAAATGTTAGCGGAGTGACATTTCACTCCGCTAAAAGGGCAGGTTATTGCGCGGCGGGTTGAATGTCGTGAATGCGGATAAAGCCCAGCTGTTCTGGAGTGAGTCCGCTAAGCTGTAGCGGGATATCAACATCGCTCGGGGCCAGCGTGCTGGCGGGGGCGGTGAAGAGCTGATTCTTCACGTTCACTTCCTGGTAGCTTTCTGTGGTGCCCTGAATCTGGCCCCACTCTACGGTGCCGCTGAATGCGGGAAGCGGATCGTTGGATTCACCCTGAATGCGTAATGTTGCGCGAGTACCATCGGCATTCGCTGCAACATTCACCATAGACATCTTTAACGTGCCAATCTGGCTGTTCAGACGCGCGGGCGTTTTGGCACCCGGCAGCAAATAGACGCCGCTGCTGGATTTCGCATTCAGCGCATTTTGCTGGGTGATTTTCACGGTCTCTTTGTTCAGCTTGTCCATGGCCGCATTGAGCGTGTTCACGCTTTGTTTCATTTCGCGGACTTCAGTTTGCTGTGCACAGGCGCTTAGGGTAAAGAGGCTCCCCACCAGCAGAATTCTCAGGTAACGTCTTGTCATTGCGTTTATTTCCTTGAAATAACGGATCTCCTTTATGGTAGCCAGCTTCAGTGTGTCTGACATAGATCCTTTGTCTCAAAAAGCTCTTCCTTTGTTGTCAGGCCAGATCAGGGTAAAATGAAAATCAGTTAACCGGATTACAGGGATACCGTATGCATTGCCCATTCTGCTCCGCTGTGGATACCAAAGTCATCGACTCTCGCCTGGTGGGCGAAGGGTCTTCCGTACGCCGTCGCCGACAGTGTCTGGTGTGCAACGAGCGTTTCACGACCTTTGAAGTTGCAGAGCTGGTAATGCCGCGCGTGGTGAAAAGTAACGATGTGCGCGAGCCGTTCAATGAAGAAAAGCTGCGCAGCGGAATGCTGAAAGCTCTCGAAAAACGGCCTGTCAGTGCAGACGATGTCGAAATGGCGTTAAATCACATTAAGTCTCATCTTCGTGGCTTAGGAGAGCGCGAGGTGCCGAGCAAAATGATCGGCAACCTGGTGATGGAACAGCTGAAAAAGCTCGATAAAGTCGCCTATATCCGCTTCGCCTCTGTCTACCGCAGTTTCGAAGATATCAAAGAGTTCGGCGAAGAGATCGCCCGCTTACAGGATTAAGCCCATGCAGGACGAGATGTACATGGCACGAGCCATGAAGCTGGCGCAGCGTGGTCGTTTTACTACCCACCCGAACCCGAATGTAGGGTGCGTTATTGTCAAAGATGGCGAGATCGTGGGCGAAGGTTACCACCTTCGTGCGGGCGAGCCCCATGCCGAGGTGCATGCCTTGCGCATGGCGGGCGAGAAGGCGCGCGGTGCAACGGCCTACGTTACGCTCGAGCCCTGCAGCCATCACGGGCGTACGCCGCCGTGCTGTGAGGCGCTGATTGCGGCGGGTGTGTCGCGCGTGGTTGCATCAATGCAGGACCCGAATCCGCAGGTGGCCGGACGCGGGCTGTATCGACTCCAGCAGGAAGGCATTGAC includes:
- a CDS encoding VOC family protein, encoding MKSVINWFEIPVADMDRAIKFYEPVMQVTLKREKMDVAELAIFPHEDPATGGALAKFDGVTPSQQGAIIYLHTDNLAATLDRIASAGGACVFGPLELPRGIGTIALFTDSEGNRVGLHQPA
- a CDS encoding helix-turn-helix transcriptional regulator, which produces MTRRADRLFQIVQILRGRRLTTAAHLAERLGVSERTIYRDIRDLSLSGVPVEGEAGSGYRLMSGFDLPPLMLTNKESEALIVAIRLLKTWGGESLSRELESAQEKVLAILPEESRRKAEQTRIYAPDIALQPHSRSGFDVIHQAISAQRVLALHYRDEAGQLTWRKVQPLGLFFWGEHWLLAAWCERRDDYRCFRLDRCLNIALTERRFSESADRSLADFLRKVKQ
- a CDS encoding nucleoside-specific channel-forming protein Tsx — encoded protein: MKKTLLAAGAVLALSSSFTVNAAENDKPQYLSDWWHQSVNVVGSYHTRFGPQIRNDTYLEYEAFAKKDWFDFYGYMDAPVFFGGNTDAKGIWNHGSPLFMEIEPRFSIDKLTGTSLAFGPFKEWYFANNYIYDMGRNKSGRQSTWYMGLGTDIDTGLPMSLSMNVYAKYQWQNYGAANENEWDGYRFKVKYFVPITQLWGGNLSYIGFTNFDWGSDLGDNDFRDLNGRKARTNDSIASSHILALNYDHWHYSVVARYWHNGGQWNDDASLNFGNGDFSVRSTGWGGYLVVGYNF
- a CDS encoding DUF3251 domain-containing protein — its product is MTRRYLRILLVGSLFTLSACAQQTEVREMKQSVNTLNAAMDKLNKETVKITQQNALNAKSSSGVYLLPGAKTPARLNSQIGTLKMSMVNVAANADGTRATLRIQGESNDPLPAFSGTVEWGQIQGTTESYQEVNVKNQLFTAPASTLAPSDVDIPLQLSGLTPEQLGFIRIHDIQPAAQ
- the nrdR gene encoding transcriptional regulator NrdR; translated protein: MHCPFCSAVDTKVIDSRLVGEGSSVRRRRQCLVCNERFTTFEVAELVMPRVVKSNDVREPFNEEKLRSGMLKALEKRPVSADDVEMALNHIKSHLRGLGEREVPSKMIGNLVMEQLKKLDKVAYIRFASVYRSFEDIKEFGEEIARLQD